The Oxyura jamaicensis isolate SHBP4307 breed ruddy duck chromosome 28, BPBGC_Ojam_1.0, whole genome shotgun sequence genome contains a region encoding:
- the MYO1F gene encoding unconventional myosin-If isoform X2, which produces MGSKERFHWQSHNVKQSGVDDMVLLSKISEEAIVENLKKRFMDDYIFTYIGPVLISVNPFKQMPYFTDREIELYQGAAQYENPPHIYALTDNMYRNMLIDGENQCVIISGESGAGKTVAAKYIMGYISKVSGGGDKVQHVKDIILQSNPLLEAFGNAKTVRNNNSSRFGKYFEIQFSRGGEPDGGKISNFLLEKSRVVSQNEHERNFHIYYQLIEGASQEQRQNLGIMSPDYYYYLNQSDTYQVEGTDDRNDFHETMNAMQVIGIRGEDQQLVLQIVAGILHLGNISFREEGNYAQVENADSLAFPAYLLGIDRDRLNSKVTSRKMDSKWGGRSESITVTLNVEQAAYTRDALAKGLYARVFDFLVEKNGFEQFCINFVNEKLQQIFIELTLKAEQEEYVQEGIKWTQIQYFNNKVVCDLIENKLNPPGIMSVLDDVCATMHATGEGADQTLLQKLQAAVGTHEHFNSWSSGFIIHHYAGKVSYDVNGFCERNRDVLFTDLIELMQSSEYGFIRMLFPEKLDSDKKGRPTTAGSKIKKQANDLVNTLMKCTPHYIRCIKPNETKKPRDWEESRVKHQVEYLGLKENIRVRRAGFAYRRLFQKFLQRYAILTPETWPCWRGDERQGVQHLLHSVNMDPDQYQMGRSKVFVKNPESLFLLEEMRERKFDGFARVIQKAWRRHVAIRKYEQMREEASSILYNCKERRRNSINRNFVGDYLGMEERPELRQFLTKRERVDFADSITKYDRRFKPIKRDFILTPKYFYLIGREKVKKGPEKGQIKEVLKKKVEIQAVSGISLSTRQDDFFILHENDADNFLESIFKTELVSLLSKRYEELTHTKLQLTFKDTLQFRVKKEGWGGGSTRNVTFMRGQGDMAILKAGGKTLTVSIGDGLPRNSKPTRKGVTQSRGGSRYPAPSRRAPPATQGTCKNGAPQFPRGNSQAQRDTYKTPQKQARAPPATVLPTQSTSRRPKTRPPSEQNMEFLNVPDQGVAGMQRRRSVGQRPPPAGRPKPQPKVATPRCRALYQYIGQDVDELSFNVGDIIDILLEDISGWWKGRLHGKEGLFPGNYVQKI; this is translated from the exons ggcagcaaggAGCGCTTCCACTGGCAGAGCCACAATGTCAAGCAGAGCGGGGTGGATGACATGGTCCTGCTCTCCAAGATCTCCGAGGAGGCCATCGTGGAGAACCTCAAGAAGCGTTTTATGGACGATTACATCTTT ACTTACATCGGGCCGGTGCTCATTTCTGTCAACCCCTTCAAGCAGATGCCGTACTTCACCGACCGAGAGATCGAGCTGTACCAGGGGGCG GCTCAGTATGAAAATCCCCCCCACATCTATGCGCTGACGGACAATATGTACCGAAACATGCTGATCGACGGGGAGAACCAATGCGTCATCATCAG TGGAGAAAGTGGGGCCGGGAAAACAGTGGCAGCAAAATACATCATGGGCTACATCTCCAAAGTGTCCGGGGGTGGCGACAAGGTGCAG CATGTGAAGGACATCATCCTGCAGTCCAACCCACTGCTGGAAGCCTTCGGCAACGCCAAAACCGTCCGCAACAACAACTCGAGCCGCTTT GGGAAGTACTTCGAGATCCAGTTCAGCCGGGGCGGCGAGCCCGACGGGGGGAAGATCTCCAACTTCCTGCTGGAGAAGTCACGGGTGGTGAGCCAGAACGAGCACGAGAGGAACTTTCACATCTACTACCAG CTCATCGAAGGGGCGTCCCAAGAGCAGCGGCAGAACCTGGGCATCATGAGCCCGGATTATTACTACTACTTGAACCAGTCAGACACATACCAGGTAGAAGGCACGGACGACCGCAATGACTTCCATGAGACCATG AACGCCATGCAGGTGATCGGCATCCGGGGCGAGGaccagcagctggtgctgcagatCGTGGCAGGGATCCTCCACCTGGGCAACATCAGCTTCCGGGAGGAGGGCAACTATGCCCAGGTGGAAAATGCTGACT CCCTGGCCTTCCCTGCCTACCTGCTGGGCATCGACCGCGACCGCCTCAACAGCAAGGTCACCAGCCGCAAGATGGACAGCAAGTGGGGTGGACGCTCTGAGTCCATCACCGTCACCCTCAACGTGGAGCAGGCGGCTTACACCCGGGATGCCCTGGCCAAGGGACTCTATGCTCGTGTCTTTGACTTCCTCGTGGAG aaaaatggttttgagCAGTTCTGCATTAACTTTGTGAACGAGAAGCTGCAGCAGATCTTCATAGAGCTGACCCTGAAGGCAGAACAG GAGGAGTACGTGCAGGAGGGCATCAAATGGACCCAGATCCAGTACTTCAACAACAAGGTGGTGTGCGACCTGATAGAGAACAAGCTG AACCCTCCTGGGATCATGAGTGTCCTGGATGACGTCTGTGCCACCATGCATGCCACCGGTGAGGGCGCTGACCAGAccctgctgcagaagctgcaggcaGCCGTGGGCACCCATGAGCACTTCAACAGCTGGAGCTCAGGCTTCATCATCCACCACTATGCGGGCAAG gtCTCCTACGACGTGAACGGCTTCTGTGAGCGCAACAGGGATGTGCTCTTCACTGACCTGATTGAGCTCATGCAGAGCAGCGAATA TGGTTTCATCCGGATGCTTTTCCCGGAGAAGCTTGATTCTGACAAAAAGGGCCGCCCAACCACAGCGGGCTCCAAAATCAAG AAACAGGCTAACGACCTGGTGAACACGTTAATGAAGTGCACACCACACTACATCCGCTGCATCAAGCCCAACGAGACCAAGAAACCCCGTGACTGGGAGGAGAGCAG GGTGAAGCACCAAGTTGAGTACCTGGGGCTGAAGGAGAATATCCGCGTACGCCGGGCTGGTTTCGCTTACCGCCGCCTCTTCCAGAAATTCCTGCAACG CTATGCCATCCTCACCCCTGAGACATGGCCATGCTGGCGCGGGGATGAGCGGCAAGGTGTGCAGCACTTGCTGCACTCCGTCAACATGGACCCAGACCAGTACCAGATGGGACGGAGCAAGGTGTTCGTCAAGAACCCTGAGTCG ctctTCCTCCTGGAGGAGATGAGGGAGCGGAAATTTGATGGCTTCGCCCGGGTGATCCAGAAGGCCTGGCGCCGGCATGTCGCTATCCGGAAATATGAGCAGATGCGAGAGGAGG CCTCCAGCATCCTCTACAACTGCAAAGAGCGGCGGAGGAACAGCATCAACAGGAATTTTGTGGGTGATTACCTGGGCATGGAGGAGCGGCCAGAGCTGCGACAGTTCCTAACCAAGAGGGAGCGGGTTGACTTCGCTGACTCCATCACGAAGTATGACCGGAGGTTCAAG CCCATTAAGCGGGACTTCATCCTCACCCCCAAGTACTTTTACCTGATTGGGCGGGAGAAGGTGAAAAAAGGCCCTGAGAAGGGGCAGATCAAGGAGGTGCTCAAGAAGAAGGTGGAGATCCAGGCAGTGAGCGGCATCTCGCTGAG CACCCGGCAGGATGATTTCTTCATCCTCCATGAGAACGATGCCGACAACTTCCTTGAGTCCATCTTCAAGACGGAGCTGGTCAGCCTGCTGAGCAAGCGCTATGAGGAGCTCACCCATACCAAGCTGCAACTCACCTTCAAAGACAC acTACAGTTTCGCGTGAAGAAggagggctggggtggtggcaGCACCCGCAATGTCACCTTCATGAGAGGACAGGGCGACATGGCCATCCTCAAAGCTGGAGGCAAAACCCTTACGGTCAGCATCGGGGACGGGCTCCCCAGGAACTCCA agCCCACAAGGAAAGGGGTGACGCAgagcagaggtggcagcaggtATCCAGCACCCTCCCGGCGTGCCCCCCCAGCAACCCAAG GCACCTGCAAGAACGGGGCTCCCCAGTTCCCACGTGGGAACAGCCAGGCTCAGCGGGACACCTACAAGACACCCCAGAAGCAGGCGCGGGCACCACCGGCCACAGTGCTGCCCACCCAAAGCACAAGCCGCCGGCCAAAGACACGGCCCCCATCCGAGCAGAACATGGAGTTCCTCAACGTGCCCGACCAGGGGGTGGCCGG CATGCAGCGGAGGCGAAGCGTGGGCCAGCGGCCACCCCCAGCTGGGCGTCCCAAGCCGCAGCCCAAGGTGGCCACACCACGCTGCCGTGCGCTGTACCAGTACATCGGGCAGGATGTGGATGAGCTCAGCTTCAACGTGGGAGACATCATCGACATCCTGCTGGAAG ATATCTCTGGCTGGTGGAAGGGACGGCTGCATGGCAAGGAGGGGCTTTTCCCTGGGAACTATGTGCAGAAGATCTGA
- the MYO1F gene encoding unconventional myosin-If isoform X1, translating into MGSKERFHWQSHNVKQSGVDDMVLLSKISEEAIVENLKKRFMDDYIFTYIGPVLISVNPFKQMPYFTDREIELYQGAAQYENPPHIYALTDNMYRNMLIDGENQCVIISGESGAGKTVAAKYIMGYISKVSGGGDKVQHVKDIILQSNPLLEAFGNAKTVRNNNSSRFGKYFEIQFSRGGEPDGGKISNFLLEKSRVVSQNEHERNFHIYYQLIEGASQEQRQNLGIMSPDYYYYLNQSDTYQVEGTDDRNDFHETMNAMQVIGIRGEDQQLVLQIVAGILHLGNISFREEGNYAQVENADSLAFPAYLLGIDRDRLNSKVTSRKMDSKWGGRSESITVTLNVEQAAYTRDALAKGLYARVFDFLVESINRAMQKPYEEYSIGVLDIYGFEIFQKNGFEQFCINFVNEKLQQIFIELTLKAEQEEYVQEGIKWTQIQYFNNKVVCDLIENKLNPPGIMSVLDDVCATMHATGEGADQTLLQKLQAAVGTHEHFNSWSSGFIIHHYAGKVSYDVNGFCERNRDVLFTDLIELMQSSEYGFIRMLFPEKLDSDKKGRPTTAGSKIKKQANDLVNTLMKCTPHYIRCIKPNETKKPRDWEESRVKHQVEYLGLKENIRVRRAGFAYRRLFQKFLQRYAILTPETWPCWRGDERQGVQHLLHSVNMDPDQYQMGRSKVFVKNPESLFLLEEMRERKFDGFARVIQKAWRRHVAIRKYEQMREEASSILYNCKERRRNSINRNFVGDYLGMEERPELRQFLTKRERVDFADSITKYDRRFKPIKRDFILTPKYFYLIGREKVKKGPEKGQIKEVLKKKVEIQAVSGISLSTRQDDFFILHENDADNFLESIFKTELVSLLSKRYEELTHTKLQLTFKDTLQFRVKKEGWGGGSTRNVTFMRGQGDMAILKAGGKTLTVSIGDGLPRNSKPTRKGVTQSRGGSRYPAPSRRAPPATQGTCKNGAPQFPRGNSQAQRDTYKTPQKQARAPPATVLPTQSTSRRPKTRPPSEQNMEFLNVPDQGVAGMQRRRSVGQRPPPAGRPKPQPKVATPRCRALYQYIGQDVDELSFNVGDIIDILLEDISGWWKGRLHGKEGLFPGNYVQKI; encoded by the exons ggcagcaaggAGCGCTTCCACTGGCAGAGCCACAATGTCAAGCAGAGCGGGGTGGATGACATGGTCCTGCTCTCCAAGATCTCCGAGGAGGCCATCGTGGAGAACCTCAAGAAGCGTTTTATGGACGATTACATCTTT ACTTACATCGGGCCGGTGCTCATTTCTGTCAACCCCTTCAAGCAGATGCCGTACTTCACCGACCGAGAGATCGAGCTGTACCAGGGGGCG GCTCAGTATGAAAATCCCCCCCACATCTATGCGCTGACGGACAATATGTACCGAAACATGCTGATCGACGGGGAGAACCAATGCGTCATCATCAG TGGAGAAAGTGGGGCCGGGAAAACAGTGGCAGCAAAATACATCATGGGCTACATCTCCAAAGTGTCCGGGGGTGGCGACAAGGTGCAG CATGTGAAGGACATCATCCTGCAGTCCAACCCACTGCTGGAAGCCTTCGGCAACGCCAAAACCGTCCGCAACAACAACTCGAGCCGCTTT GGGAAGTACTTCGAGATCCAGTTCAGCCGGGGCGGCGAGCCCGACGGGGGGAAGATCTCCAACTTCCTGCTGGAGAAGTCACGGGTGGTGAGCCAGAACGAGCACGAGAGGAACTTTCACATCTACTACCAG CTCATCGAAGGGGCGTCCCAAGAGCAGCGGCAGAACCTGGGCATCATGAGCCCGGATTATTACTACTACTTGAACCAGTCAGACACATACCAGGTAGAAGGCACGGACGACCGCAATGACTTCCATGAGACCATG AACGCCATGCAGGTGATCGGCATCCGGGGCGAGGaccagcagctggtgctgcagatCGTGGCAGGGATCCTCCACCTGGGCAACATCAGCTTCCGGGAGGAGGGCAACTATGCCCAGGTGGAAAATGCTGACT CCCTGGCCTTCCCTGCCTACCTGCTGGGCATCGACCGCGACCGCCTCAACAGCAAGGTCACCAGCCGCAAGATGGACAGCAAGTGGGGTGGACGCTCTGAGTCCATCACCGTCACCCTCAACGTGGAGCAGGCGGCTTACACCCGGGATGCCCTGGCCAAGGGACTCTATGCTCGTGTCTTTGACTTCCTCGTGGAG TCCATCAACAGGGCCATGCAGAAGCCATACGAGGAGTACAGCATTGGAGTGCTGGACATCTAtggctttgaaatatttcag aaaaatggttttgagCAGTTCTGCATTAACTTTGTGAACGAGAAGCTGCAGCAGATCTTCATAGAGCTGACCCTGAAGGCAGAACAG GAGGAGTACGTGCAGGAGGGCATCAAATGGACCCAGATCCAGTACTTCAACAACAAGGTGGTGTGCGACCTGATAGAGAACAAGCTG AACCCTCCTGGGATCATGAGTGTCCTGGATGACGTCTGTGCCACCATGCATGCCACCGGTGAGGGCGCTGACCAGAccctgctgcagaagctgcaggcaGCCGTGGGCACCCATGAGCACTTCAACAGCTGGAGCTCAGGCTTCATCATCCACCACTATGCGGGCAAG gtCTCCTACGACGTGAACGGCTTCTGTGAGCGCAACAGGGATGTGCTCTTCACTGACCTGATTGAGCTCATGCAGAGCAGCGAATA TGGTTTCATCCGGATGCTTTTCCCGGAGAAGCTTGATTCTGACAAAAAGGGCCGCCCAACCACAGCGGGCTCCAAAATCAAG AAACAGGCTAACGACCTGGTGAACACGTTAATGAAGTGCACACCACACTACATCCGCTGCATCAAGCCCAACGAGACCAAGAAACCCCGTGACTGGGAGGAGAGCAG GGTGAAGCACCAAGTTGAGTACCTGGGGCTGAAGGAGAATATCCGCGTACGCCGGGCTGGTTTCGCTTACCGCCGCCTCTTCCAGAAATTCCTGCAACG CTATGCCATCCTCACCCCTGAGACATGGCCATGCTGGCGCGGGGATGAGCGGCAAGGTGTGCAGCACTTGCTGCACTCCGTCAACATGGACCCAGACCAGTACCAGATGGGACGGAGCAAGGTGTTCGTCAAGAACCCTGAGTCG ctctTCCTCCTGGAGGAGATGAGGGAGCGGAAATTTGATGGCTTCGCCCGGGTGATCCAGAAGGCCTGGCGCCGGCATGTCGCTATCCGGAAATATGAGCAGATGCGAGAGGAGG CCTCCAGCATCCTCTACAACTGCAAAGAGCGGCGGAGGAACAGCATCAACAGGAATTTTGTGGGTGATTACCTGGGCATGGAGGAGCGGCCAGAGCTGCGACAGTTCCTAACCAAGAGGGAGCGGGTTGACTTCGCTGACTCCATCACGAAGTATGACCGGAGGTTCAAG CCCATTAAGCGGGACTTCATCCTCACCCCCAAGTACTTTTACCTGATTGGGCGGGAGAAGGTGAAAAAAGGCCCTGAGAAGGGGCAGATCAAGGAGGTGCTCAAGAAGAAGGTGGAGATCCAGGCAGTGAGCGGCATCTCGCTGAG CACCCGGCAGGATGATTTCTTCATCCTCCATGAGAACGATGCCGACAACTTCCTTGAGTCCATCTTCAAGACGGAGCTGGTCAGCCTGCTGAGCAAGCGCTATGAGGAGCTCACCCATACCAAGCTGCAACTCACCTTCAAAGACAC acTACAGTTTCGCGTGAAGAAggagggctggggtggtggcaGCACCCGCAATGTCACCTTCATGAGAGGACAGGGCGACATGGCCATCCTCAAAGCTGGAGGCAAAACCCTTACGGTCAGCATCGGGGACGGGCTCCCCAGGAACTCCA agCCCACAAGGAAAGGGGTGACGCAgagcagaggtggcagcaggtATCCAGCACCCTCCCGGCGTGCCCCCCCAGCAACCCAAG GCACCTGCAAGAACGGGGCTCCCCAGTTCCCACGTGGGAACAGCCAGGCTCAGCGGGACACCTACAAGACACCCCAGAAGCAGGCGCGGGCACCACCGGCCACAGTGCTGCCCACCCAAAGCACAAGCCGCCGGCCAAAGACACGGCCCCCATCCGAGCAGAACATGGAGTTCCTCAACGTGCCCGACCAGGGGGTGGCCGG CATGCAGCGGAGGCGAAGCGTGGGCCAGCGGCCACCCCCAGCTGGGCGTCCCAAGCCGCAGCCCAAGGTGGCCACACCACGCTGCCGTGCGCTGTACCAGTACATCGGGCAGGATGTGGATGAGCTCAGCTTCAACGTGGGAGACATCATCGACATCCTGCTGGAAG ATATCTCTGGCTGGTGGAAGGGACGGCTGCATGGCAAGGAGGGGCTTTTCCCTGGGAACTATGTGCAGAAGATCTGA
- the ZNF414 gene encoding zinc finger protein 414 isoform X2, which yields MKTEKDEALPPFYLGGKYAGEGAGCSEAALPGGPMPTVGSGGAPTQDLRLLKRRPASGKHYTCSSYGCKLAFPSMQELMDHLKVHYRPTQSLEGKTFRCPTLGCMETFPSMQDLMAHMKVHYKPNRYFKCENCLLRFRTHRSLFKHLHVCSDRASSPVPPQKAEKPIPPATSALEKELPAKAAEGLPKLPSIIQHTEKEAILPGADTAPAAPATLPASLPELPSSLEAMPLVSPAPHPFPLLEPNLFGPSSLTRFSGPPPSSVPFLSYVHPSPYSLPPPPAQPRLRPFMPSHGPPVSNAVWKKTQGHASNSRIVWEHTRGRYTCMQCPYSTASREEMTLHIEDHRKNLPPPGRLDADVDFGVGLASFHSKLTPEMENSLYSQL from the exons atgaagacagagaaggacGAGGCTCTGCCCCCCTTCTATCTGGGGGGTAAATATGCTGGAGAGGGGGCAG GCTGCAGCGAAGCGGCTCTGCCTGGCGGCCCCATGCCAACAGTGGGGAGTGGAGGAGCCCCCACACAGGACCTGCGGCTGCTGAAGCGCAGACCGGCCTCAG GGAAGCACTACACCTGCTCCAGCTACGGCTGCAAACTGGCCTTCCCCAGCATGCAGGAGCTGATGGACCACCTGAAGGTCCACTACAGACCCACGCAGTCCCTCGAGG GCAAAACCTTCCGGTGTCCCACGCTGGGCTGCATGGAAACCTTTCCCAGCATGCAGGACCTCATGGCCCACATGAAGGTGCACTACAAGCCAAACCGCTACTTCAA GTGTGAGAACTGCCTGCTGCGCTTCCGCACTCACCGCTCCCTCTTCAAGCACCTCCACGTCTGCTCCGACCgtgccagcagccccgtgcCACCCCAAAAAGCTGAGAAGCCCATCCCGCCTGCTACCTCCGCCCTGGAGAAGGAGCTCCCGGCCAAGGCAGCCGAGGGACTGCCCAAGCTCCCGAGCATTATCCagcacacagagaaagaagccaTCCTTCCCGGTGCGGACACTGCCCCAGCGGCACCCGCCACGCTGCCCGCCAGCCTGCCCGAGCTGCCCAGCTCGCTGGAGGCGATGCCGCTCGTCTCgccggccccccaccccttcCCGCTGCTGGAGCCCAACCTTTTCGGGCCATCATCCTTGACTCGGTTCTCGGGGCCGCCCCCCTCCTCGGTGCCGTTCCTGTCCTACGTGCACCCATCTCCCTACAGTTTACCTCCACCCCCGGCGCAGCCCCGCTTGCGGCCCTTCATGCCCAGCCATGGCCCCCCCGTCTCCAACGCCGTCTGGAAGAAAACCCAAG GGCACGCCTCCAACAGCCGCATTGTGTGGGAGCACACGCGGGGCCGCTACACCTGTATGCAGTGCCCCTACTCCACCGCCTCGCGGGAGGAGATGACGCTGCACATCGAGGACCACCGCAAGAACCTGCCGCCACCTGGGCGCCTGGACGCAGACGTGG ATTTCGGGGTGGGCCTCGCCTCCTTCCACTCGAAGCTGACGCCGGAGATGGAGAATTCCCTGTACTCGCAGCTCTGA
- the ZNF414 gene encoding zinc finger protein 414 isoform X1: MKTEKDEALPPFYLGGKYAGEGAGCSEAALPGGPMPTVGSGGAPTQDLRLLKRRPASGKHYTCSSYGCKLAFPSMQELMDHLKVHYRPTQSLEGKTFRCPTLGCMETFPSMQDLMAHMKVHYKPNRYFKCENCLLRFRTHRSLFKHLHVCSDRASSPVPPQKAEKPIPPATSALEKELPAKAAEGLPKLPSIIQHTEKEAILPGADTAPAAPATLPASLPELPSSLEAMPLVSPAPHPFPLLEPNLFGPSSLTRFSGPPPSSVPFLSYVHPSPYSLPPPPAQPRLRPFMPSHGPPVSNAVWKKTQGVSVSPLLPCFGSGVTAGHASNSRIVWEHTRGRYTCMQCPYSTASREEMTLHIEDHRKNLPPPGRLDADVDFGVGLASFHSKLTPEMENSLYSQL; the protein is encoded by the exons atgaagacagagaaggacGAGGCTCTGCCCCCCTTCTATCTGGGGGGTAAATATGCTGGAGAGGGGGCAG GCTGCAGCGAAGCGGCTCTGCCTGGCGGCCCCATGCCAACAGTGGGGAGTGGAGGAGCCCCCACACAGGACCTGCGGCTGCTGAAGCGCAGACCGGCCTCAG GGAAGCACTACACCTGCTCCAGCTACGGCTGCAAACTGGCCTTCCCCAGCATGCAGGAGCTGATGGACCACCTGAAGGTCCACTACAGACCCACGCAGTCCCTCGAGG GCAAAACCTTCCGGTGTCCCACGCTGGGCTGCATGGAAACCTTTCCCAGCATGCAGGACCTCATGGCCCACATGAAGGTGCACTACAAGCCAAACCGCTACTTCAA GTGTGAGAACTGCCTGCTGCGCTTCCGCACTCACCGCTCCCTCTTCAAGCACCTCCACGTCTGCTCCGACCgtgccagcagccccgtgcCACCCCAAAAAGCTGAGAAGCCCATCCCGCCTGCTACCTCCGCCCTGGAGAAGGAGCTCCCGGCCAAGGCAGCCGAGGGACTGCCCAAGCTCCCGAGCATTATCCagcacacagagaaagaagccaTCCTTCCCGGTGCGGACACTGCCCCAGCGGCACCCGCCACGCTGCCCGCCAGCCTGCCCGAGCTGCCCAGCTCGCTGGAGGCGATGCCGCTCGTCTCgccggccccccaccccttcCCGCTGCTGGAGCCCAACCTTTTCGGGCCATCATCCTTGACTCGGTTCTCGGGGCCGCCCCCCTCCTCGGTGCCGTTCCTGTCCTACGTGCACCCATCTCCCTACAGTTTACCTCCACCCCCGGCGCAGCCCCGCTTGCGGCCCTTCATGCCCAGCCATGGCCCCCCCGTCTCCAACGCCGTCTGGAAGAAAACCCAAG GTGTGAGTGTCAGCCCACTCCTCCCATGCTTTGGCTCAGGAGTGACCGCAG GGCACGCCTCCAACAGCCGCATTGTGTGGGAGCACACGCGGGGCCGCTACACCTGTATGCAGTGCCCCTACTCCACCGCCTCGCGGGAGGAGATGACGCTGCACATCGAGGACCACCGCAAGAACCTGCCGCCACCTGGGCGCCTGGACGCAGACGTGG ATTTCGGGGTGGGCCTCGCCTCCTTCCACTCGAAGCTGACGCCGGAGATGGAGAATTCCCTGTACTCGCAGCTCTGA